In a genomic window of Stakelama saccharophila:
- the rplL gene encoding 50S ribosomal protein L7/L12, with product MADLNALVDQLSELTVLEAAELSTMLEEKWGVSAAAAVAAAPAAGGGAGAPAEEAKDEFDVILTGDGGKKINVIKEVRAITGLGLTEAKALVEGAPKPVKEGVNKEEAEKLKKQIEEAGGTVELK from the coding sequence ATGGCTGACCTGAATGCGCTGGTGGACCAGCTTTCCGAACTGACCGTCCTCGAGGCGGCCGAGCTTTCCACGATGCTCGAAGAGAAGTGGGGCGTTTCCGCCGCTGCCGCCGTTGCGGCTGCGCCTGCCGCCGGCGGTGGCGCCGGTGCCCCGGCCGAAGAGGCCAAGGACGAGTTCGACGTGATCCTCACCGGCGACGGTGGCAAGAAGATCAACGTCATCAAGGAAGTCCGCGCCATCACCGGCCTGGGCCTGACCGAAGCCAAGGCGCTCGTCGAAGGCGCGCCGAAGCCCGTCAAGGAAGGCGTGAACAAGGAAGAGGCCGAGAAGCTGAAGAAGCAGATCGAGGAAGCCGGCGGCACCGTCGAGCTGAAGTAA